From Corvus cornix cornix isolate S_Up_H32 chromosome 5, ASM73873v5, whole genome shotgun sequence, the proteins below share one genomic window:
- the LOC104688024 gene encoding cytosolic 5'-nucleotidase 1A-like — MAKPESTVINTNVKQKDPSTALVIAVTTRAIFSLEEEHKLYLEKGKEEYTRHQQANQDKPLPPGTAFAFIQAVQYVNKKILENNPAERDLFDILVLSNNSPESGTRIINSAKHYGLEISKFCFVSDEDSTQYLKSHGVKLFLSADRTDVCNALRRGVSAALVFQQEVQAPSTPLRVVFDGDAVLFSDETDQIFQEQGLEGALQYERAMEAIPIGDGPLKAFAMHLGKMRKKFGQEKSPIRTYLVTARSGRDMGIRAIKTLREWGLPIDEAFFMDGAPKGPILAQIQPHIFFDDGLHNIQGAQNVGVPSAWVPSCC, encoded by the exons ATGGCAAAGCCGGAAAGCACAGTCATAAACACCAATGTAAAACAG aaggatcccagcacagcactggtcATTGCTGTGACCACCAGAGCCATTTTCAGTCTGGAGGAGGAGCACAAGCTCTACCTGGAGAAGGGCAAGGAGGAGTACACAAGGCACCAGCAGGCCAACCAGGACAAGCCCCTGCCACCAGGCACAGCGTTTGCCTTCATCCAG GCAGTGCAGTATGTGAACAAGAAGATCCTGGAGAACAACCCAGCAGAGAGGGACCTCTTTGACATCCTGGTGCTCTCCAACAACAGCCCAGAGAGCGGCACGCGCATCATCAACAGCGCCAAGCACTATG GCCTGGAGATCTCCAAGTTCTGCTTCGTCAGTGATGAGGACTCCACACAGTACCTGAAGTCCCACGGCGTCAAGCTGTTCCTCTCAGCTGACAGGACAGATGTCTGCAATGCCCTCCGGAGAG GGGTCTCAGCAGCGCTCGTCTTCCAGCAGGAGGTGCAGGCCCCCAGCACTCCACTGCGCGTGGTGTTTGATGGGGATGCCGTGCTCTTCTCCGACGAGACGGACCAGATCttccaggagcaggggctggagggggcaCTGCAGTACGAGCGGGCGATGGAGGCCATCCCCATAGGAGAC GGTCCCCTGAAGGCTTTTGCCATGCACCTTGGGAAGATGCGTAAGAAGTTCGGCCAGGAAAAATCCCCCATCCGCACCTACCTGGTGACAGCCCGCAGCGGCCGGGACATGGGCATCCGGGCCATCAAGACACTTCGGGAATGGGGTCTGCCCATCGACGAGGCTTTCTTCATGGATGGGGCTCCCAAGGGCCCCATCCTCGCCCAGATCCAGCCTCACATTTTCTTTGATGATGGACTTCATAACATCCAAGGGGCTCAAAATGTGGGGGTACCCTCTGCCTGGGTCCCCTCCTGCTGTTGA
- the SYT8 gene encoding synaptotagmin-8, whose translation MAVAARKGRTTASPHTSITTTAWPGSLDSWLSWIPLPKWALITVAVAGAVLLLLFLICIVKCCCSKKKHKKKERIGLCAVSNSTTTSLVQPEMEDLERGVEQKWRGKLQYSLEYNFRKQELKVGVKQAVELKAMDSGGTSDPYVIVYLTSDVKKRYETKVYRKTLNPIFNESFTFQVPQAEVSESTLVMQIYDFNRFAKHDIIGEVRLPLASIDLQHVIEQWSDLAVASKVEEEHLGEICFSLRYVPSTGKLTVLILEAKQLKRMDSHGLSDPFVKVHLILNRKKWKKKKTSVKKNTLSPYFNEVFVFEVPFSQIQNVDVVISVWDHDKVTKNEPIGKLFLGCRATGNQLRHWSDMLSNPRRPLAQWHILQPPEVVDKALELKSHLKLPLHSR comes from the exons ATGGCAGTGGCAGCCAGGAAAGGCAGGACTACGGCCTCCCCACACACCAGCATCACCACCACAGCTTGGCCGGGCTCCCTGGACAGCTGGCTTAGCTGGATCCCAT TACCCAAATGGGCGCTCATCACCGTGGCTGTAGCAGGGGCCgttctcctccttctcttcctcatctGCATTGTCAAGTGCTGCTGTAGCAAGAAGAAGCACAAGAAGAAGGAGAGAATCGGCTTGTGTGCCGTCAGCAACTCCACCACAACCAGCCTT GTCCAGCCTGAGATGGAGGACCTGGAGCGGGGAGTAGAGCAGAAGTGGCGAGGAAAGCTGCAGTACTCCCTGGAGTACAACTTCCGCAAACAGGAG ctgaaagTTGGTGTGAAGCAGGCAGTTGAGCTGAAGGCCATGGACAGCGGAGGCACATCTGATCCATATGTGATCGTCTACCTAACGTCTGATGTGAAAAAGAGATATGAGACCAAGGTTTACCGCAAGACTCTGAACCCCATCTTCAATGAGAGCTTCACTTTCCAG GTACCCCAGGCTGAGGTGTCTGAATCCACGCTGGTGATGCAGATCTATGACTTCAACCGCTTTGCCAAGCATGACATCATTGGTGAGGTCAGGCTGCCCCTGGCCAGCATCGACCTGCAGCATGTCATCGAGCAGTGGAGTGACCTGGCAGTGGCCAGTAAAGTGGAG GAGGAACATCTGGGTGAGATCTGCTTCTCACTGCGCTACGTCCCCAGCACTGGCAAGCTGACGGTGCTGATCCTGGAAGCCAAGCAACTGAAGCGGATGGATTCTCATGGACTCTCAG ATCCTTTTGTCAAGGTGCATCTCATACTGAacaggaagaaatggaagaaaaaaaagacaagtgtGAAGAAAAACACCTTAAGCCCCTACTTCAATGAGGTGTTTGTTTTTGAGGTGCCTTTCAGTCAGATCCAG AATGTGGATGTGGTCATCTCCGTCTGGGATCATGACAAAGTGACCAAGAATGAGCCCATTGGCAAACTCTTCCTGGGCTGCCGAGCCACGGGCAACCAGCTGCGGCACTGGTCCGACATGCTGTCCAACCCACGCCGGCCCCTCGCCCAGTGGCAcatcctgcagcccccagaggTGGTCGACAAAGCCCTGGAACTGAAGTCCCACCTCAAGCTGCCCCTGCACTCCAGATAG